A single genomic interval of Streptomyces sp. BA2 harbors:
- a CDS encoding ATP-binding SpoIIE family protein phosphatase, which yields MEYGTPDGPVAQHAVAGRIPLAVVVIDAAGLVSHWSTGARKLFGYAKEEAVGSPAGDLLPVAGAIPEEHANYGEYDGLGPDLETSLDGRISYPAAGRARLSVPGGEDHRVDVLWWAYPLVGPGPERLLVLAADACRLADDDREPGQVERIAPGFALHTDFPGADELAGRLPEILPSMSVGESSRIVAQILELGYPVLEFSKHDRVPVTPDWGVPRRAERKARRLRAQQAAADGATPRPAASDEDEDLEYAAVREHLEFLNEVSGRIGSSLDLSQTIIEVSRAVVPRFTDVAGTYLREQVVAGEGFPEGPPDETTLWHRVAVEHTDEPGRWDDVVPVGESMPFPSHTPFFQCMTTGDPVLVPRITEEMGNAIASQFEKRDIRPLINHRSMLVVPLKARNVVLGFMILLRHQERSVFNDMDRVTGAELAARAGLVLDNARMYTYQESVADTLQDSMLPHIEPRMTGCDIATRYLPGTLLGRVGGDWFDSVKLPGSRTALVVGDVMGHGLNSAAMMGQLRTAVQTMAALDLPPAQLLRNLDDLAQRLGEHYLATCLYAVYDPIASELHLANAGHIPPVLVRADDGRSELLDLPTGAPIGVGGVPFEAVTVRVAPGDRLLMCTDGLVEVRGEDIGVGLATLTESAAHPAASMDDACDTIIRALAVTFADAGRGGRKDDVALLMARLNGVADEDVASWRLALDPSEVSRARELVRDQLPAWSRDDLTETAELLVSELVTNAVRHSRGGRVELRLVRSGATLICEVEDDDHTLPTLLSAGPGDEFGRGLRIVSVLAKEWGTSRTASGKTVWFELGPPRGK from the coding sequence ATGGAATACGGCACCCCGGACGGACCGGTGGCGCAGCACGCCGTGGCCGGCCGGATCCCCCTCGCCGTGGTCGTGATCGACGCCGCGGGCCTTGTCTCGCACTGGAGCACCGGCGCGCGGAAGCTGTTCGGGTACGCGAAGGAGGAGGCCGTCGGAAGCCCGGCGGGCGACCTGCTTCCGGTGGCGGGCGCGATCCCCGAGGAACACGCGAACTACGGCGAGTACGACGGCCTGGGCCCCGACCTGGAGACCTCCCTCGACGGACGCATCTCGTACCCCGCCGCCGGGCGCGCACGCCTTTCCGTGCCCGGCGGCGAAGACCACCGGGTGGACGTCCTGTGGTGGGCGTACCCCCTCGTCGGCCCCGGCCCTGAGCGGCTGCTCGTGCTCGCGGCGGACGCCTGCCGGCTGGCCGACGACGACCGTGAGCCGGGCCAGGTCGAGCGGATAGCACCGGGGTTCGCCCTGCACACGGACTTCCCCGGAGCCGACGAGCTGGCCGGCCGGCTGCCCGAGATCCTGCCCAGCATGAGCGTGGGCGAGAGCTCACGCATCGTGGCGCAGATCCTCGAACTGGGCTACCCCGTCTTGGAGTTCAGCAAGCACGACCGCGTGCCCGTCACCCCCGACTGGGGCGTGCCGCGGCGCGCCGAGCGCAAGGCGCGCAGGCTGCGTGCCCAGCAGGCCGCGGCCGATGGCGCCACGCCCCGGCCCGCCGCGTCCGACGAGGACGAGGACCTCGAGTACGCGGCGGTGCGCGAGCACCTGGAGTTCCTGAACGAGGTCAGCGGGCGCATCGGCTCCTCGCTCGACCTCTCGCAGACGATCATCGAGGTCAGCCGGGCCGTGGTACCGAGGTTCACGGACGTCGCGGGCACCTACCTGCGCGAACAGGTCGTCGCGGGCGAGGGCTTCCCCGAAGGGCCGCCGGACGAGACGACGCTGTGGCACCGGGTCGCCGTGGAGCACACGGACGAGCCCGGCCGCTGGGACGACGTCGTGCCCGTCGGCGAATCCATGCCGTTCCCGTCGCACACCCCGTTCTTCCAGTGCATGACGACCGGTGACCCTGTCCTCGTCCCGCGCATCACCGAGGAGATGGGCAACGCGATCGCCTCGCAGTTCGAGAAGCGCGACATCCGCCCGCTCATCAACCACCGCTCGATGCTCGTCGTACCGCTGAAGGCCCGCAATGTGGTGCTCGGATTCATGATCCTGCTGCGCCACCAGGAGCGGTCCGTCTTCAACGACATGGACCGCGTCACCGGCGCCGAACTCGCCGCCCGCGCGGGCCTCGTGCTCGACAACGCCCGCATGTACACCTACCAGGAGAGCGTCGCCGACACCCTCCAGGACAGCATGCTTCCGCACATCGAGCCGCGCATGACGGGCTGCGACATCGCCACGCGCTATCTGCCTGGCACGCTTCTCGGCCGGGTCGGCGGCGACTGGTTCGACTCCGTGAAACTGCCCGGATCGCGCACCGCGCTCGTCGTCGGCGACGTGATGGGCCACGGCCTCAACTCGGCGGCGATGATGGGCCAGTTGCGCACCGCCGTACAGACCATGGCCGCCCTGGACCTGCCGCCCGCCCAGCTCCTGCGCAACCTCGACGACCTGGCACAGCGGCTCGGCGAGCACTACCTCGCGACGTGTCTGTACGCGGTCTACGACCCCATCGCGAGCGAGCTGCACCTCGCCAACGCGGGACACATCCCGCCCGTGCTCGTCCGCGCCGACGACGGCCGCAGCGAACTCCTCGACCTGCCGACAGGGGCACCCATCGGTGTGGGAGGCGTGCCCTTCGAGGCGGTCACCGTACGCGTCGCACCCGGTGACCGGCTCCTGATGTGCACCGACGGCCTCGTCGAGGTCCGCGGCGAGGACATCGGTGTCGGCCTCGCCACGCTCACCGAGTCCGCGGCCCACCCGGCCGCCTCCATGGACGACGCCTGCGACACCATCATCCGCGCGCTCGCTGTGACATTTGCTGACGCGGGGCGCGGCGGACGCAAGGACGACGTGGCCCTCCTGATGGCACGCCTGAACGGCGTCGCGGACGAGGACGTCGCGAGCTGGCGGCTCGCGCTCGACCCGAGTGAGGTCAGCAGGGCGCGCGAGCTGGTCCGCGACCAGCTGCCCGCCTGGTCCCGCGACGACCTCACCGAGACCGCCGAGCTTCTGGTGAGCGAGCTCGTCACCAACGCCGTACGGCACTCGCGCGGCGGCCGCGTCGAGCTGCGCCTTGTCCGCTCCGGGGCCACGCTGATCTGCGAGGTCGAGGACGACGACCACACCCTGCCCACGCTCCTGAGCGCGGGCCCGGGCGACGAGTTCGGGCGCGGACTGCGGATCGTCAGCGTGCTCGCCAAGGAGTGGGGGACAAGCCGTACGGCCTCCGGCAAGACCGTGTGGTTCGAGCTGGGGCCGCCGCGCGGCAAGTGA
- a CDS encoding class I SAM-dependent methyltransferase → MSVTSRYREAWEGFWREAPGEPGAVFWDAEPALTVGIHLSLFEPHLAAAGLPVVDLGCGNGTQTRFLADRYPRVLGADLSAAALRHARNADPAGQVEFRQVDAAEKAEAEQLHAELGDVNVYMRGVLHQCDPDDRQPLVDGIAALLGERGRAFVVELAESAGTVLKGLAQSPDGPPPKLAPVFAHGIAPGEVEDAAVPEFVTAAGLTVLDRGELPLMTTEFMPDGTRIELLSKWLVAGRTG, encoded by the coding sequence ATGAGCGTCACGAGTCGGTACAGAGAGGCGTGGGAGGGGTTCTGGCGGGAGGCTCCCGGCGAACCGGGGGCGGTCTTCTGGGACGCCGAACCCGCGCTCACCGTCGGCATCCACCTCTCCCTCTTCGAACCGCACTTGGCGGCCGCGGGCCTGCCCGTCGTGGACCTCGGCTGCGGCAACGGCACCCAGACCCGCTTCCTCGCCGACCGCTACCCCCGCGTCCTTGGCGCCGACCTGTCCGCGGCCGCCCTGCGGCACGCACGGAACGCCGACCCGGCGGGACAGGTGGAGTTCCGGCAGGTCGACGCCGCGGAGAAGGCGGAGGCCGAGCAGCTGCACGCGGAACTCGGCGACGTGAACGTCTATATGCGCGGGGTGCTCCACCAATGCGATCCCGATGACCGCCAGCCGCTCGTCGACGGCATCGCGGCGCTGCTCGGCGAGCGCGGCAGAGCGTTCGTCGTCGAGCTCGCCGAGTCCGCGGGGACGGTCCTGAAGGGCCTCGCCCAGAGCCCCGACGGCCCGCCGCCGAAGCTGGCGCCGGTGTTCGCGCACGGCATCGCGCCGGGCGAGGTCGAGGACGCCGCGGTGCCGGAGTTCGTCACGGCGGCGGGCCTCACAGTGCTCGATAGGGGTGAACTGCCGCTCATGACCACCGAGTTCATGCCGGACGGGACGCGGATCGAACTGCTGTCGAAGTGGCTGGTGGCGGGGCGCACAGGGTGA
- a CDS encoding tellurite resistance/C4-dicarboxylate transporter family protein, protein MPSDAADRHSPGRAGRARREGRADWMNWADGVPPAAGAVVMATAVLSVGLHLLGVEWASLALLVVAGLIWVFLATVFVRHLLTERDRWHREIDTPPALTAVAATAVLGTRLSLLGHDTVSVALLCLSVLLWPVLMSHVIRHWQSRVPGAAYLVCVATQAIVVLAATVATADRQAWLMWPALVLFVIGLVLYGVVLLRFDFRQLVTGQGDHWIIAGAMAISALAGSKLVAAAVPDGALRWATPAHDVLRTVTLVVLGLAFAWYALLVVCELRWPRLHYDVRRWATVFPLGMTAVAALSASTAADVPALWTCGKALLWPALAVWAVVAAGAVRDVRAARDRAGTPAPAGLRAPR, encoded by the coding sequence ATGCCGAGCGATGCAGCCGACCGCCACAGCCCTGGCCGGGCGGGCCGGGCGCGCCGGGAGGGCCGGGCGGACTGGATGAACTGGGCCGACGGTGTGCCGCCCGCGGCCGGAGCCGTGGTCATGGCCACTGCCGTGCTCTCCGTCGGACTGCACCTGCTCGGCGTGGAGTGGGCCTCGCTGGCGCTGCTCGTGGTCGCGGGGCTGATCTGGGTGTTCCTCGCCACCGTCTTCGTACGGCATCTGCTGACCGAACGGGATCGCTGGCACCGCGAGATCGACACTCCGCCCGCACTGACCGCCGTCGCCGCGACGGCGGTCCTCGGCACCCGCCTCTCCTTGCTCGGACACGACACCGTGTCGGTGGCGCTGCTCTGCCTCAGCGTGCTGCTCTGGCCGGTGCTCATGTCCCACGTCATCCGCCACTGGCAGAGCAGGGTGCCCGGCGCCGCCTACCTGGTGTGCGTGGCCACCCAGGCCATCGTCGTCCTCGCCGCCACCGTGGCCACCGCCGACCGGCAGGCATGGCTGATGTGGCCCGCACTCGTCCTCTTCGTCATCGGCCTTGTCCTGTACGGCGTGGTGCTGCTCCGCTTCGACTTCCGCCAACTCGTCACCGGTCAGGGCGACCACTGGATCATCGCCGGGGCCATGGCCATCTCCGCCCTGGCCGGATCGAAGCTGGTCGCCGCCGCGGTGCCGGACGGCGCGTTGCGCTGGGCGACCCCGGCCCACGACGTCCTGCGGACCGTCACCCTCGTGGTGCTCGGCCTCGCCTTCGCCTGGTACGCGCTGCTCGTCGTCTGTGAACTGCGGTGGCCACGCCTCCACTACGACGTACGCCGCTGGGCCACCGTCTTCCCTCTCGGCATGACCGCCGTCGCCGCGCTCTCCGCCTCCACGGCCGCGGACGTCCCGGCGCTCTGGACCTGCGGGAAGGCGTTGCTCTGGCCGGCGCTCGCGGTCTGGGCCGTGGTCGCGGCCGGCGCGGTGCGCGACGTCCGTGCGGCGCGCGACCGTGCCGGGACCCCGGCCCCCGCCGGCCTCAGAGCGCCGCGGTGA
- a CDS encoding LysR family transcriptional regulator, with the protein MERDELECFLLLAEELHFGRTAERMRLSRARVSQLIQRTERRVGAPLFVRTSRRVGLTALGRQLRDDLEPHHRAIDAAVERAAATARGIDSVLHVGFANPLAGEIVMRATEALRVSHPGLAVEICEVPLGDPYGQLRKGEFDVQLTEFPVREEDLGGGPALLAEERVLAIASAHPLAGRDSVSLEDLADVPLLTIEGEVPDYWLEHHVPSRTPSGRPIGRGPGVTNMQEALMMAAGGKGAFLAPAHTGTYFSRPGVAYVPFADADPVGYGLVWRAGHGTGTIETFARTAREAARDVAQGDPRSVVPGAVTAAL; encoded by the coding sequence ATGGAACGCGATGAACTGGAGTGCTTTCTGCTCCTGGCCGAGGAGCTGCACTTCGGCAGGACCGCCGAGCGCATGCGGCTCTCCCGCGCCCGGGTGAGCCAGCTGATCCAGCGCACTGAACGCCGCGTCGGCGCACCGCTGTTCGTCCGCACCAGCCGTCGCGTCGGCCTCACCGCGCTCGGCCGCCAGCTCCGCGACGACCTGGAACCGCACCACCGGGCCATCGACGCCGCCGTCGAGAGGGCCGCGGCCACCGCGCGGGGCATCGACAGCGTGCTGCACGTCGGTTTCGCCAATCCGCTGGCCGGCGAGATCGTGATGCGGGCGACGGAGGCGCTGCGCGTGAGCCACCCGGGGCTCGCCGTGGAGATCTGCGAGGTGCCGCTCGGCGATCCGTACGGGCAGCTGCGCAAGGGCGAGTTCGACGTGCAGCTCACGGAGTTCCCGGTGCGCGAGGAGGACCTGGGCGGCGGCCCCGCGCTGCTCGCGGAGGAGCGCGTCCTCGCGATCGCTTCGGCGCATCCGCTGGCCGGGCGGGACTCGGTGTCCCTGGAGGATCTGGCCGACGTGCCGCTCCTGACGATCGAGGGCGAGGTGCCCGACTACTGGCTGGAGCACCACGTCCCCTCGCGCACCCCGTCCGGCAGGCCGATCGGGCGCGGTCCGGGCGTAACCAACATGCAGGAGGCGCTGATGATGGCCGCGGGCGGCAAGGGCGCCTTCCTGGCTCCCGCGCACACCGGGACGTACTTCTCCCGGCCCGGAGTGGCCTACGTGCCCTTCGCCGACGCCGATCCGGTCGGGTACGGCCTGGTCTGGCGGGCAGGCCACGGCACGGGGACGATCGAGACGTTCGCGAGGACCGCCCGCGAGGCGGCGCGTGACGTGGCGCAGGGAGATCCCCGGAGCGTGGTGCCGGGGGCCGTCACCGCGGCGCTCTGA
- a CDS encoding MFS transporter, with product MSSQRESSAGEPGASPVATSPVTFKPREWGVLLVLCGAIFLEGIDVAMLNVALPSIRADLGLSTGSLQWVMSAYVLGYGGFMLLGGRAADLFGRRQMFVFWLSVFLVFSGLGGFATEGWTLIVARFVTGVAAAFMTPAGLSIITTGFEEGPRRNKALLFYSGTAAGGFSIGLVVGGLLTAIGWRWVFFVPVVLSALILAAALAYVPKSPRPDRTGQSVDLVGALTVTAAIVLLVLGVERASHASAAATIGTLAAGLALLAVFVAAERRSASPLVRLGIFRSGALVRANLAGLFFAGGFFGFQFLVVLYLQELRDWSTLQTSLAMIVIGADAVLSPTVTPKLVERFGNARVIFGGLLLAALSYALFLPVGADWTYLAMFPSLIILSLGFALTYGPLTIVATEGVKAEEQGLAGGLLYTAFQFGAALGLSTVTAVNVWATTSSSPSALLDGYRAALWVPLAAALLAALISAFGLRSRPGAVTASGEPAAGHTPEIPATH from the coding sequence GTGAGTTCGCAACGAGAATCATCAGCCGGGGAGCCCGGCGCTTCCCCGGTCGCCACCTCCCCCGTCACCTTCAAGCCCCGTGAGTGGGGCGTCCTGCTCGTCCTGTGCGGCGCGATCTTCCTCGAAGGCATCGACGTCGCCATGCTGAACGTGGCCCTGCCGTCCATCCGCGCCGACCTGGGCCTGTCCACCGGCTCCCTGCAGTGGGTCATGAGCGCCTACGTCCTCGGCTACGGCGGCTTCATGCTGCTCGGCGGCCGTGCGGCCGACCTCTTCGGGCGCCGTCAGATGTTCGTCTTCTGGCTCTCCGTCTTCCTGGTCTTCTCCGGGCTCGGCGGCTTCGCCACCGAGGGCTGGACACTGATCGTCGCCCGGTTCGTCACCGGCGTCGCCGCGGCCTTCATGACCCCGGCGGGCCTCTCCATCATCACCACCGGCTTCGAGGAGGGCCCGCGCCGCAACAAGGCGCTGCTCTTCTACTCCGGCACCGCCGCGGGCGGCTTCTCCATCGGCCTGGTCGTCGGCGGTCTGCTCACCGCGATCGGCTGGCGCTGGGTCTTCTTCGTGCCCGTCGTGCTCTCCGCCCTGATCCTGGCCGCCGCGCTCGCCTACGTCCCGAAGTCCCCGCGCCCCGACCGCACCGGGCAGAGCGTCGACCTGGTGGGCGCCCTCACGGTCACCGCCGCCATCGTGCTGCTCGTCCTCGGTGTGGAGCGGGCCTCCCACGCGAGCGCCGCCGCCACGATCGGCACCCTCGCCGCCGGCCTCGCCCTCCTCGCCGTCTTCGTCGCCGCGGAGCGCCGCTCGGCCTCCCCGCTCGTGCGCCTCGGGATCTTCCGCAGCGGCGCCCTGGTCCGCGCCAACCTCGCGGGGCTCTTCTTCGCGGGCGGTTTCTTCGGGTTCCAGTTCCTGGTCGTCCTCTACCTCCAGGAGCTGCGGGACTGGTCCACGCTCCAGACCAGCCTCGCGATGATCGTCATCGGCGCCGACGCGGTGCTCTCGCCGACCGTCACCCCCAAGCTGGTCGAACGCTTCGGCAACGCCCGGGTGATCTTCGGCGGCCTGCTGCTCGCCGCGCTCTCGTACGCCCTGTTCCTGCCGGTCGGCGCCGACTGGACGTACCTGGCGATGTTCCCCAGCCTGATCATCCTCAGCCTCGGCTTCGCCCTCACCTACGGACCGCTCACCATCGTCGCCACCGAGGGCGTCAAGGCGGAGGAGCAGGGCCTGGCCGGCGGACTGCTCTACACCGCCTTCCAGTTCGGTGCCGCCCTCGGTCTCTCCACGGTCACCGCCGTCAACGTCTGGGCCACCACGTCGAGTTCACCCTCCGCGCTCCTCGACGGCTACCGCGCGGCCCTCTGGGTCCCGCTCGCGGCGGCCCTGCTCGCCGCGCTGATCAGCGCCTTCGGACTGCGCTCGAGGCCGGGCGCGGTGACGGCCTCCGGCGAACCCGCGGCCGGGCACACCCCCGAGATCCCCGCGACCCACTGA
- a CDS encoding pyridoxamine 5'-phosphate oxidase family protein gives MPTTKVSDFSEVRDTFFSYVRDIKYATMITVDRANRPRARVLLPVWEIVDGRPVGWLAAYKTPVKTAHLADNPHTTYSYWNPRQNTVHVDALSAWADDEASRHHAWDLYTRGGPPGVGYDPVHYWRGGPDDPEYHVIRIDPWRIQLVRGSDLRSTLWQPARDAVTGGSGPEVGDRVA, from the coding sequence ATGCCCACCACCAAAGTCAGCGACTTCTCCGAAGTGCGGGACACGTTCTTCTCCTACGTACGCGACATCAAGTACGCCACGATGATCACCGTCGACCGCGCGAACCGCCCCCGGGCCCGCGTCCTGCTCCCCGTCTGGGAGATCGTCGACGGCCGTCCGGTCGGCTGGCTCGCCGCGTACAAGACCCCCGTCAAGACCGCCCACCTGGCCGACAACCCGCACACCACCTACTCCTACTGGAACCCCCGCCAGAACACCGTCCACGTCGATGCCCTCTCGGCCTGGGCCGACGACGAGGCCTCCCGGCACCACGCCTGGGACCTCTACACCCGGGGCGGGCCGCCCGGGGTGGGCTACGACCCGGTCCACTACTGGCGCGGCGGCCCGGACGATCCGGAGTACCACGTGATCCGCATCGACCCCTGGCGGATCCAGCTGGTCCGCGGATCGGATCTGCGCAGCACGCTCTGGCAACCGGCGCGCGACGCGGTCACCGGCGGATCTGGTCCAGAAGTTGGCGACCGCGTAGCGTGA
- a CDS encoding M55 family metallopeptidase, producing the protein MKILISADMEGATGVTWPADVLPGTPQWERCRSMFTSDVNAAVLGFFDGGADEVLVNEAHWTMRNLLLEDLDERAEMLTGRHKSLSMVEGVQHDDVDGIAFIGYHAGAGMEGVLAHTYLANSITGVWVNGDRASEGLLNSHVVAEYGVPVVLVTGDDLACEDALGYAPGALKVAVKDHVSRYAAVCRTPRRTASDIRAAAKAAAPLAVRRDPVQGGPFTVEVEFDAEHLSMASTVVPGVRRTGERKIAYTSDTMYEGIRTFKAVTTIASAAVEEQYG; encoded by the coding sequence ATGAAGATCCTGATCAGCGCAGACATGGAGGGGGCCACGGGTGTCACGTGGCCGGCCGACGTGCTGCCCGGTACGCCACAGTGGGAGCGGTGCCGTTCGATGTTCACATCGGACGTCAACGCCGCTGTGCTCGGCTTCTTCGACGGGGGCGCCGACGAGGTGCTCGTCAACGAAGCGCACTGGACCATGCGCAATCTGCTCCTCGAGGACCTCGACGAGCGGGCCGAGATGCTCACCGGGCGGCACAAGTCCCTCTCCATGGTGGAGGGCGTCCAGCACGACGACGTGGACGGCATCGCCTTCATCGGCTACCACGCGGGCGCCGGCATGGAGGGGGTGCTCGCGCACACCTACCTCGCCAACTCGATCACCGGTGTGTGGGTCAACGGCGACCGGGCCAGCGAGGGGCTGCTGAACTCCCATGTCGTCGCTGAGTACGGTGTGCCCGTCGTCCTGGTCACCGGTGACGACCTGGCCTGCGAGGACGCCCTCGGCTATGCGCCGGGCGCGCTGAAGGTCGCCGTCAAGGACCACGTGTCGCGGTACGCGGCGGTCTGCCGCACCCCGCGGCGGACCGCCTCCGACATCCGGGCCGCGGCGAAGGCGGCGGCGCCGCTCGCGGTGCGCCGCGATCCGGTCCAGGGCGGCCCGTTCACCGTAGAGGTCGAATTCGACGCCGAGCATCTGTCCATGGCGTCCACCGTGGTGCCGGGCGTGCGGCGCACCGGCGAGCGGAAGATCGCGTACACCAGCGACACCATGTACGAGGGCATTCGTACGTTCAAGGCGGTCACGACGATCGCATCGGCGGCTGTGGAGGAACAGTATGGCTGA
- a CDS encoding M20/M25/M40 family metallo-hydrolase: MAEEQPGHQATGHVDGQALDEVVRFTSELIRIDTTNRGSGDCHERPAAEYAAERLAGAGLEPTLLERTPGRTNVVARIEGTDPSADALLVHGHLDVVPAEAADWSVAPFSGEIRDGVVWGRGAIDMKNMDAMILSVVRGWARAGVRPRRDIVIAFTADEEASAEDGSGFLADQHAPLFEGCTEGISESGAFTFHDGRGNQLYPIAAGERGTGWLKLTARGKAGHGSKVNHNNAVSKLAAAIARIGEHRWPVRLTPTVRASLTELAALYGEQADLDRPGFDMDALLEKLGPAADLVEPTVRGSANPTMLQAGYKVNVIPGEAVAYVDGRYLPGGEEEFAATLDRLTGVDVDWEFHHREVALQAPVRSSTYAKMRAAVEEFAPEGRVVPYCMSGGTDAKQYSRLGITGYGFSPLRTPEGFDYQALFHGVDECVPVDALHFGVRVLDRYLRTA; encoded by the coding sequence ATGGCTGAGGAGCAGCCGGGGCATCAGGCCACCGGACACGTCGACGGGCAGGCGCTCGACGAGGTCGTCCGGTTCACCTCCGAACTCATCCGCATCGACACCACGAACCGGGGCAGCGGCGACTGCCACGAGCGGCCGGCCGCCGAGTACGCCGCCGAGCGCCTCGCCGGAGCCGGGCTCGAACCGACGCTCCTGGAGCGGACACCGGGCCGTACGAACGTGGTCGCACGCATCGAGGGCACCGACCCCTCGGCCGACGCGCTGCTCGTGCACGGCCACCTGGACGTCGTGCCCGCCGAAGCGGCCGACTGGAGCGTGGCCCCCTTCTCCGGGGAGATCCGCGACGGTGTCGTGTGGGGCCGCGGCGCCATCGACATGAAGAACATGGACGCGATGATCCTGTCCGTGGTGCGCGGCTGGGCGCGCGCGGGGGTGCGGCCCCGGCGGGACATCGTGATCGCGTTCACCGCCGACGAGGAGGCGAGCGCCGAGGACGGGTCCGGGTTCCTCGCAGATCAGCACGCGCCGCTCTTCGAGGGATGCACGGAAGGCATCAGCGAGTCCGGCGCCTTCACCTTCCACGACGGCCGCGGCAATCAGCTCTACCCCATCGCGGCGGGGGAGCGCGGCACCGGGTGGCTCAAGCTGACCGCGCGCGGCAAGGCCGGCCACGGCTCGAAGGTGAACCACAACAACGCCGTGAGCAAGCTGGCGGCCGCGATCGCCCGCATCGGTGAACACCGCTGGCCGGTGCGGCTCACGCCGACGGTCCGGGCCTCCCTGACCGAACTGGCCGCGCTGTACGGGGAACAGGCCGACCTGGACAGGCCCGGGTTCGACATGGACGCGCTCCTGGAGAAGCTCGGCCCGGCCGCCGACCTCGTCGAGCCGACCGTGCGGGGCAGCGCCAACCCGACGATGCTGCAAGCCGGTTACAAGGTCAACGTGATCCCGGGGGAGGCCGTCGCCTACGTGGACGGCCGGTATCTGCCGGGTGGCGAGGAAGAGTTCGCCGCCACCCTTGACCGGCTCACCGGTGTGGACGTCGACTGGGAGTTCCACCACCGTGAGGTGGCGCTGCAGGCGCCGGTCCGCTCGTCGACGTACGCGAAGATGCGGGCAGCCGTCGAGGAGTTCGCACCCGAGGGACGGGTCGTGCCGTACTGCATGTCCGGCGGCACGGACGCCAAGCAGTACTCGCGACTCGGCATCACCGGCTACGGCTTCTCGCCGCTGAGGACACCGGAGGGCTTCGACTACCAAGCGCTCTTCCACGGAGTCGACGAGTGCGTGCCGGTCGACGCGCTGCACTTCGGCGTCCGCGTGCTCGACCGCTATCTGAGAACGGCCTAG